One region of Streptococcus parasanguinis genomic DNA includes:
- a CDS encoding urocanate hydratase, whose translation MSFIDEKEIAAAMSVKLDFDVLPEKATFQEGIRRAPDRGFRLTQAQTEIALKNALRYIPKKFHQELIPEFLEELRTRGRIYGYRFRPKDRIYGKPIDEYKGKCTAAKAMQVMIDNNLSFEIALYPYELVTYGETGSVCANWMQYNLIKKYLEVMTEDQTLVVESGHPLGLFKSKPEAPRVVITNGLLIGEYDNMRDWEIAEEMGVTNYGQMTAGGWMYIGPQGIVHGTFNTLLNAGRLKLGVPDDGDLTGKLFISSGLGGMSGAQGKAAEIAKAVAIVAEVDRSRIETRHSQGWISQVTDSAEEAVKLAQAALEAGESTSIAYHGNIVDLLEYVNEHNVHVHLLSDQTSCHNVYDGGYCPVGISFEERTRLLAEDKETFRRLVDETLARHFAVIKALTAKGTYFFDYGNAFMKSVYDSGIKEISKNGLDDKDGFIWPSYVEDIMGPMLFDYGYGPFRWVCLSGKHEDLIATDHAAMEAIDPTRRYQDRDNYNWIRDAEKNQLVVGTQARILYQDCMGRVNIALKFNELIRQGKIGPVMIGRDHHDVSGTDAPFRETSNIKDGSNVTCDMAVQCYAGNAARGMSLVALHNGGGTGIGKAINGGFGLVLDGSHRIDEIIKSAIAWDTMGGVARRNWARNDHAIETAIEYNRLHAGTDHITIPYLADEDLVKEAVQKLF comes from the coding sequence CGCAAGCTCAGACTGAAATTGCCCTTAAAAATGCTTTGCGTTACATTCCTAAAAAATTCCACCAAGAGTTGATCCCAGAATTTCTGGAAGAACTGAGAACTCGCGGTCGGATCTATGGCTATCGCTTCCGTCCAAAAGATCGGATCTACGGAAAACCAATCGATGAGTACAAAGGAAAATGCACTGCTGCTAAGGCTATGCAGGTCATGATCGACAACAACTTGAGCTTTGAAATTGCCCTTTATCCATATGAATTGGTCACTTATGGGGAAACAGGATCTGTCTGCGCCAACTGGATGCAGTACAACTTGATCAAGAAATACTTGGAAGTCATGACAGAAGACCAAACCTTGGTGGTTGAATCGGGTCACCCTCTAGGCCTCTTCAAATCGAAACCAGAAGCTCCTCGTGTCGTCATTACTAACGGTCTCTTGATTGGTGAATATGACAATATGCGCGACTGGGAAATCGCTGAAGAAATGGGAGTAACCAACTACGGTCAGATGACGGCTGGTGGCTGGATGTACATCGGTCCTCAAGGGATCGTTCACGGTACTTTCAACACCCTTCTCAATGCTGGTCGTCTTAAACTCGGTGTGCCTGATGACGGCGACTTAACTGGTAAACTCTTTATTTCATCTGGTCTCGGTGGAATGAGCGGAGCTCAAGGGAAAGCAGCTGAAATCGCAAAAGCGGTTGCCATCGTTGCAGAAGTGGACCGCTCTCGGATCGAAACCCGTCACTCTCAAGGCTGGATTAGCCAAGTGACAGATAGTGCCGAAGAAGCTGTGAAATTGGCTCAAGCAGCCCTTGAAGCTGGTGAATCCACTTCGATTGCCTACCATGGTAATATCGTAGATTTGCTCGAATATGTCAATGAACACAATGTTCACGTTCATCTCTTGTCTGACCAAACCTCTTGCCACAACGTTTATGATGGTGGCTATTGCCCAGTTGGCATCAGCTTTGAAGAGCGTACACGTTTGCTGGCAGAAGACAAAGAAACCTTCCGCCGTTTGGTTGATGAAACCTTGGCTCGTCACTTTGCAGTGATCAAAGCCTTGACGGCTAAAGGTACTTACTTCTTCGACTACGGTAATGCCTTCATGAAATCTGTTTACGACTCAGGCATCAAGGAAATTTCTAAGAATGGCTTGGATGACAAGGACGGCTTCATTTGGCCATCTTATGTAGAAGATATCATGGGACCTATGCTCTTTGACTATGGATACGGTCCATTCCGTTGGGTCTGCCTCAGCGGTAAACATGAAGACTTGATTGCAACTGACCACGCAGCTATGGAAGCGATCGATCCAACTCGTCGCTACCAAGACCGCGACAACTACAACTGGATTCGCGATGCTGAGAAGAACCAACTGGTGGTTGGTACACAAGCTCGTATTCTCTATCAAGATTGCATGGGCCGTGTCAATATTGCATTGAAATTCAATGAACTCATTCGCCAAGGCAAGATTGGACCTGTCATGATTGGACGTGACCACCACGACGTATCTGGTACGGATGCTCCATTCCGTGAAACATCAAACATCAAAGATGGATCAAACGTTACTTGTGACATGGCGGTTCAATGTTACGCTGGTAACGCTGCTCGCGGTATGAGTCTCGTTGCCCTCCACAACGGTGGTGGTACTGGTATCGGTAAAGCCATCAACGGTGGATTTGGTCTCGTTCTAGACGGTAGCCACCGGATCGATGAAATCATCAAGTCTGCCATTGCCTGGGATACCATGGGCGGGGTTGCTCGTCGGAACTGGGCACGGAACGATCATGCTATCGAAACAGCGATCGAGTACAACCGTCTCCATGCAGGAACAGACCACATCACCATTCCTTATCTGGCAGATGAAGATTTGGTCAAAGAAGCCGTTCAAAAATTGTTTTAA
- the ftcD gene encoding glutamate formimidoyltransferase has protein sequence MAKIVECIPNFSEGRNQAVIDGLAATAKSIPGVTLLDYSSDASHNRSVFTLVGDEESIQEVAFQLVKYASENIDMTKHEGEHPRMGATDVCPFVPVKDITTAECVEIANKVAERINRELGIPIFLYEDAATRPERKNLAKVRKGQFEGMPEKLLEEDWKPDYGERKIHPTAGVTAVGVRMPLVAFNINLDTDDLEIANKISKIIRGSSGGYKYCKAIGVMLEDRNIAQVSINMVNLEQFPLYRVVETVRFEAQRYGVRIIGTELIGLAPAKALIDSAEYYLQLEDFDYSKQVLENHLLG, from the coding sequence ATGGCAAAAATTGTTGAGTGTATTCCAAACTTCTCTGAAGGACGCAATCAGGCTGTGATCGACGGATTAGCAGCTACAGCAAAAAGTATTCCAGGTGTTACGTTACTAGACTACTCGTCCGATGCCAGCCACAACCGTAGCGTCTTTACACTCGTTGGGGATGAAGAAAGCATTCAAGAAGTGGCTTTCCAATTGGTGAAATACGCTTCTGAAAACATTGATATGACCAAGCACGAAGGCGAACACCCTCGTATGGGAGCAACAGACGTTTGTCCATTCGTTCCGGTTAAAGATATCACTACAGCTGAATGCGTTGAGATCGCTAATAAAGTAGCCGAACGCATCAATCGTGAATTAGGTATTCCAATCTTCCTTTATGAAGATGCTGCAACTCGCCCAGAACGGAAGAACTTGGCCAAAGTGCGTAAAGGACAATTTGAAGGAATGCCAGAAAAATTGTTGGAAGAAGACTGGAAGCCAGACTACGGTGAACGCAAGATTCACCCAACTGCAGGGGTTACAGCTGTTGGTGTCCGGATGCCACTCGTTGCTTTCAATATCAACCTTGACACAGACGACCTAGAGATTGCCAATAAGATTTCTAAAATCATTCGTGGATCAAGCGGTGGATACAAATACTGTAAAGCGATCGGTGTCATGCTAGAAGATCGCAACATCGCCCAAGTCTCCATCAACATGGTCAACTTGGAACAATTCCCATTGTATCGTGTCGTTGAAACCGTTCGTTTCGAAGCGCAACGCTATGGTGTTCGCATCATCGGAACAGAACTCATTGGACTGGCTCCTGCTAAGGCTTTGATCGACTCTGCTGAATACTACTTGCAATTAGAAGACTTTGACTACAGCAAACAAGTCTTGGAAAATCACTTGTTGGGTTAG
- a CDS encoding cyclodeaminase/cyclohydrolase family protein codes for MKLVDLSITEFAKVLGSDAPAPGGGSAAALSAANGISLTKMVCELTIGKKKYAEFEDHIKGVHEKSAQLQDQLLEAIDKDTEAFNVVSAVFDLPKETEEEKAARREAMQKALKHATVSPFSMMELIVEALETTKEAVGKSNTNAASDLGVAALNLKAGLQGAWLNVLINISGIKDQDFVQEYHSKGLKLLQTGSDLADNIYQTILESLS; via the coding sequence ATGAAACTAGTTGACTTAAGTATTACGGAGTTTGCCAAAGTTCTTGGTTCAGATGCTCCAGCTCCAGGTGGTGGTTCTGCTGCTGCTCTATCTGCTGCGAATGGGATTTCCCTTACAAAAATGGTCTGTGAACTGACCATTGGAAAGAAAAAATACGCAGAATTTGAAGACCACATCAAAGGGGTTCATGAAAAAAGCGCTCAACTCCAAGACCAATTACTAGAAGCCATCGATAAAGATACAGAAGCTTTCAACGTCGTATCAGCTGTCTTTGATCTTCCAAAAGAAACGGAAGAAGAGAAAGCCGCTCGTCGTGAAGCCATGCAAAAAGCTTTGAAACATGCGACAGTATCTCCTTTCTCTATGATGGAGCTCATCGTTGAAGCTCTTGAAACCACCAAAGAAGCTGTTGGCAAGTCCAACACCAATGCGGCTAGTGACCTAGGGGTAGCTGCTCTGAATCTTAAAGCTGGCCTTCAAGGTGCTTGGCTCAATGTCTTGATCAACATTTCAGGAATCAAGGACCAAGACTTCGTCCAAGAATACCACAGCAAGGGACTCAAACTTCTCCAAACCGGTTCTGATCTTGCAGATAACATTTACCAAACCATTTTAGAAAGTCTATCTTAA
- a CDS encoding formate--tetrahydrofolate ligase: protein MVLSDIEIANSVQMKPITDIAAELGLTEDDISLYGKYKAKIDSNQLEQLKDKEDGKLILVTAISPTPAGEGKTTTSVGLVDALSAIGEKAVIALREPSLGPVFGIKGGAAGGGYAQVVPMEDINLHFTGDFHAIGIANNLLAALIDNHIHHGNELGIDSRRITWKRVVDMNDRQLRHIVDGLQGKTNGVPREDGFDITVASEIMAILCLSENILDLKERLDRIIIGYNYQGQPVTAKDLKAGGAMAAVLKDAIHPNLVQTLEHTPAIIHGGPFANIAHGCNSVLATKLALKYADYVVTEAGFGADLGAEKFIDIKCRMAGLKPAAVVLVATNRALKMHGGVAKADLATENVQAVIDGLPNLDKHLANIQEVYGLPVVVAINKFPLDTEAELEAVYESCKKRHVDVVISDVWAHGGAGGRDLAEKVIQLAQEENHFSYVYDEEDSIETKLTKIVTKVYGGKGISLTPAAKRELKELEALGFSNYPICMAKTQYSFSDDAKKMGAPKDFTVKISNLKVAAGAGFIVALTGTIMTMPGLPKVPASEKIDIDDHGNITGLF from the coding sequence ATGGTTTTATCGGATATTGAAATCGCCAATTCTGTCCAAATGAAGCCCATCACCGATATCGCTGCTGAACTTGGATTGACCGAAGACGATATTTCGCTCTACGGAAAATACAAGGCAAAAATTGATAGCAACCAACTGGAACAACTCAAGGATAAGGAAGATGGAAAGCTGATCCTCGTGACAGCCATCTCACCGACACCTGCTGGAGAAGGAAAGACAACCACCTCTGTTGGCTTGGTCGATGCTCTTTCAGCTATTGGTGAAAAAGCCGTCATTGCTCTCCGCGAACCGTCTCTTGGCCCTGTCTTTGGGATCAAGGGTGGAGCTGCCGGTGGCGGGTACGCCCAAGTGGTTCCAATGGAAGATATCAACCTTCACTTTACCGGAGACTTCCATGCCATTGGGATTGCCAACAACCTCCTTGCAGCCTTGATTGACAACCATATCCATCACGGCAATGAGTTGGGCATCGATTCTCGTCGCATCACCTGGAAACGGGTGGTCGATATGAACGACCGTCAACTCCGTCATATTGTCGATGGCCTTCAAGGAAAAACAAACGGAGTTCCTCGTGAAGATGGCTTTGACATCACCGTGGCTTCTGAAATCATGGCCATTCTCTGTCTCTCTGAAAATATCCTTGATCTCAAAGAACGTCTTGATCGCATCATTATTGGGTACAACTACCAAGGACAACCGGTCACAGCCAAAGATCTCAAGGCTGGAGGTGCCATGGCAGCTGTCCTCAAAGATGCCATCCATCCAAATTTGGTGCAAACCTTGGAACATACTCCTGCCATCATCCACGGTGGACCATTTGCCAATATCGCCCATGGCTGTAACAGTGTGCTGGCTACTAAACTAGCCCTCAAATATGCAGACTATGTCGTGACAGAAGCTGGTTTTGGAGCAGACCTCGGTGCTGAAAAATTCATCGATATTAAGTGCCGCATGGCCGGGCTCAAACCTGCTGCCGTTGTCCTCGTCGCAACCAACCGTGCTCTCAAGATGCATGGTGGAGTTGCCAAAGCAGACTTGGCTACCGAAAATGTCCAAGCCGTTATCGATGGACTACCAAACCTAGACAAACACTTGGCCAACATTCAAGAAGTCTATGGTCTACCAGTGGTCGTTGCCATTAACAAATTCCCACTGGATACAGAAGCAGAGCTAGAAGCTGTCTATGAATCTTGTAAGAAACGCCATGTAGATGTGGTCATTTCAGATGTCTGGGCACATGGTGGAGCTGGTGGTCGTGACTTGGCTGAAAAAGTCATTCAACTGGCTCAAGAAGAAAACCACTTCTCTTATGTCTATGACGAAGAAGACAGCATTGAAACAAAATTGACTAAGATCGTCACAAAAGTCTATGGTGGTAAAGGCATCAGCTTAACACCAGCGGCCAAACGCGAACTCAAAGAATTGGAAGCTCTGGGCTTCTCGAACTACCCAATCTGTATGGCCAAAACCCAATACTCCTTCTCAGACGATGCGAAGAAGATGGGAGCACCAAAAGATTTCACAGTTAAAATCAGTAACCTTAAGGTGGCTGCCGGAGCTGGCTTCATCGTAGCTCTCACTGGTACCATTATGACCATGCCTGGCCTACCTAAAGTTCCTGCCAGTGAAAAGATTGATATCGATGACCACGGCAATATCACTGGTCTCTTTTAA
- a CDS encoding HutD/Ves family protein: MVTLLHLTPADYQISTWSGGQTTQLFLSPEGGSYPDRTFDFRLSTATVEVEKSNFTDLTGYHRILMPLNASIRLTHHHKEVVLNPFQSYFFDGGDPVSSQGTCQDFNLIYKPSYQGHMSAISPKESVKSQSRYQLIYALCPLTLEWGNNHSQTLQTHELLVIEQASPLQEMTITFLPHQSGEQPIAIWTGLQ; the protein is encoded by the coding sequence ATGGTGACTCTCCTTCATCTTACCCCCGCAGATTATCAAATTTCTACCTGGTCCGGTGGCCAAACCACCCAACTCTTTCTCTCCCCAGAGGGAGGAAGCTATCCAGATCGGACCTTTGACTTCCGCCTCTCTACTGCAACGGTAGAGGTTGAAAAAAGTAACTTTACCGATCTCACGGGCTACCACCGAATCTTGATGCCCTTGAATGCCTCCATTAGGCTCACCCATCACCATAAAGAAGTGGTTTTGAACCCCTTTCAAAGCTACTTCTTTGATGGGGGAGATCCTGTATCTAGCCAAGGGACTTGTCAAGACTTTAATTTGATTTACAAACCTTCTTATCAGGGGCATATGAGTGCTATATCCCCAAAAGAGAGTGTCAAAAGTCAGAGTCGCTATCAATTGATCTACGCTCTCTGTCCACTAACACTCGAATGGGGAAACAATCATTCTCAAACTCTCCAAACTCACGAGCTCCTGGTGATCGAACAAGCATCTCCTCTTCAAGAGATGACAATCACGTTTTTACCCCATCAGTCTGGGGAGCAACCGATTGCTATCTGGACTGGACTACAATAA
- a CDS encoding APC family permease has product MNGAHKQSIEEQEKAKFSFSGATLYGINAVIGSGIFLLPQKIYSGLGPASLAVMFGVAILVMLLSACLAETAGYFDKNGGAMQYSKAAFGDFVGFNVGILGWAVTVIAWAAMLAGFAKIFIITFPAFEGYNLPISIGMLILLSLMNIAGLKTSKMFTLTATVAKLIPIVLFSLFAIFFIPGGVSKGNFTPFLQLESGTNLFSSISSTAVYIFYGFIGFETMSIVAGEMRNPEKNVPRAILGSISIVSVLYMLIIAGTIAMLGGRIMQTGAPVQDAFVEMIGPIGAPLVSYGALISIAGLNIGESIMVPRFGAALATEKLLPEGLGKTNSKNAPVIAIIISGIFAFLLLLSGSFETLATFSVVFRFFQYIPTALAAIKLRKMYPDKKVTFRVPFGPVIPVLAVVISILMIAGDNMMNFVWGAIGLVIASGLYFVFHGDKLHKSKTLPH; this is encoded by the coding sequence ATGAACGGAGCACATAAACAGTCGATTGAGGAACAAGAAAAAGCGAAATTCAGCTTTAGCGGTGCCACTCTTTACGGTATCAACGCCGTAATCGGATCTGGTATCTTCCTCCTTCCTCAAAAAATTTATTCTGGCCTCGGACCAGCTTCTCTAGCTGTCATGTTCGGGGTTGCCATTCTCGTCATGCTACTATCAGCCTGTCTGGCTGAAACAGCTGGCTACTTCGACAAAAACGGTGGAGCCATGCAATACTCAAAAGCCGCTTTCGGAGACTTCGTTGGCTTTAACGTTGGGATTCTCGGTTGGGCCGTTACTGTTATCGCTTGGGCTGCCATGTTAGCCGGATTTGCTAAGATCTTCATCATCACCTTCCCAGCATTTGAAGGCTACAACCTTCCGATCAGTATCGGTATGCTGATTCTCTTGAGTCTGATGAACATTGCCGGTCTGAAAACCTCTAAGATGTTTACTCTGACAGCTACTGTTGCAAAATTAATTCCAATTGTCCTCTTCTCACTCTTTGCCATCTTCTTCATTCCCGGTGGCGTGAGCAAGGGCAACTTCACACCTTTCCTTCAATTGGAAAGTGGAACAAACCTCTTCAGTTCTATTTCTAGTACAGCCGTCTACATCTTCTACGGTTTCATCGGATTTGAAACCATGTCTATCGTTGCAGGGGAAATGCGCAACCCTGAAAAGAACGTTCCCCGCGCTATTCTAGGTTCTATCAGTATTGTATCTGTTCTCTACATGTTGATCATCGCAGGAACAATCGCCATGCTTGGTGGTCGCATTATGCAAACTGGTGCACCAGTACAAGACGCATTTGTCGAAATGATTGGCCCTATCGGAGCTCCACTCGTTTCTTACGGAGCCCTCATTTCAATCGCCGGTCTAAACATCGGTGAATCCATCATGGTCCCTCGTTTTGGTGCCGCATTAGCAACTGAAAAACTCTTGCCAGAAGGGCTTGGAAAAACAAACTCTAAGAATGCCCCTGTCATTGCCATTATCATTTCTGGTATCTTCGCCTTCTTACTCTTGTTATCTGGCTCTTTCGAAACATTAGCAACCTTCAGTGTTGTCTTCCGTTTCTTCCAATACATTCCAACTGCTTTGGCAGCCATCAAACTCAGAAAAATGTACCCAGACAAAAAGGTTACCTTCCGAGTACCATTTGGTCCTGTTATCCCAGTTCTAGCTGTTGTGATCAGTATCTTGATGATTGCAGGGGACAACATGATGAACTTTGTTTGGGGTGCCATCGGTCTCGTGATCGCAAGTGGACTCTACTTTGTTTTCCACGGCGATAAACTACATAAATCGAAAACCCTTCCTCACTAA
- the hutH gene encoding histidine ammonia-lyase: MTQLIHLDGNSLTLEEVIAVARHGAQCELDEQAKEAVIASRKIVDDIVREKRVVYGVTTGFGSLCNVSISPEDTVQLQENLIRTHSSGFGDPLPEDAVRAIMLIRINSLLKGYSGIRLSTVEKLLELLNKGVTPYIPEKGSLGASGDLAPLSHMVLPMLGLGRAYYKGELLSGQEALDRAGIEKIQLAAKEGLALINGTTVLTGIGALATYDGIQLLKLSDIAGALSMEVHNGITSPFEEDLHTIRPQSGQLATARNIRNLLEGSKNTTVATQQRVQDPYTLRCIPQIHGASKDSIAYVKEKVEIEINSVTDNPIITKEGHVISGGNFHGEPMAQPFDFLGIALSEIGNVSERRVERLVNSQLSKLPSFLVKHPGLNSGFMITQYACASLASENKILAHPASVDSIPSCENQEDFVSMGTTAARKAAEILKNSRRIVATEIMAACQALDLKPENHELGKGTKPAYELIRQKLNFIEFDKDIEIFEELNKASAVVESEEFLATIEKAVDLSIQY; encoded by the coding sequence ATGACTCAATTGATTCATTTAGATGGTAATAGCTTAACACTCGAAGAAGTCATCGCTGTAGCTCGGCACGGTGCCCAATGTGAGCTTGATGAACAAGCCAAAGAAGCCGTTATCGCATCCCGTAAAATCGTTGATGACATTGTCCGGGAAAAACGAGTCGTCTATGGTGTAACCACTGGCTTTGGTTCCCTCTGTAATGTCAGCATCTCTCCAGAAGATACTGTTCAACTGCAAGAAAACCTGATTCGAACTCACTCATCTGGCTTCGGTGATCCACTTCCTGAAGATGCCGTTCGTGCCATCATGCTGATCCGTATTAACTCACTATTGAAAGGTTATTCTGGCATTCGTCTGTCAACCGTTGAAAAACTGTTAGAATTGCTCAACAAAGGAGTCACTCCTTATATCCCTGAAAAAGGCTCTCTCGGAGCTTCTGGAGATCTTGCTCCTCTTTCTCATATGGTTTTACCAATGTTGGGTCTTGGACGCGCCTACTACAAAGGAGAACTTCTCAGTGGTCAAGAAGCCTTAGATCGTGCTGGAATTGAAAAGATCCAATTAGCTGCCAAAGAAGGGCTTGCCTTGATCAATGGTACGACTGTCCTAACCGGTATCGGTGCTCTTGCGACTTATGATGGTATCCAATTGCTCAAACTCTCTGATATCGCTGGTGCTCTCTCAATGGAAGTTCACAATGGAATTACCAGTCCATTCGAAGAAGACCTTCATACCATCCGTCCTCAAAGTGGACAATTGGCAACCGCTCGCAATATCCGCAACCTCCTTGAAGGAAGCAAGAACACAACGGTAGCAACCCAACAACGGGTCCAAGACCCTTACACACTCCGTTGTATCCCTCAAATCCATGGAGCTAGCAAGGATTCTATTGCTTATGTAAAAGAAAAAGTTGAAATCGAAATCAACTCTGTGACAGATAATCCAATTATTACTAAAGAAGGCCACGTCATCTCCGGCGGGAACTTCCACGGAGAACCAATGGCACAACCATTTGACTTCCTAGGGATCGCCCTTTCTGAAATCGGAAACGTATCTGAACGTCGGGTGGAACGCTTGGTCAACAGCCAGCTTAGTAAATTACCATCCTTCTTGGTTAAACACCCTGGACTCAACTCAGGCTTCATGATTACCCAGTATGCTTGTGCATCCCTTGCATCGGAAAATAAAATTTTGGCTCACCCTGCTAGTGTCGATTCTATTCCATCTTGTGAAAACCAAGAAGATTTCGTCAGCATGGGAACGACTGCCGCTCGTAAAGCAGCAGAAATTCTTAAAAACTCCCGTCGCATCGTTGCTACTGAAATCATGGCAGCTTGCCAAGCCTTGGATCTCAAGCCAGAAAATCATGAACTTGGTAAAGGTACAAAACCAGCTTATGAGCTGATTCGTCAAAAACTGAACTTCATTGAATTTGACAAAGATATCGAAATCTTTGAAGAACTTAATAAAGCATCTGCTGTTGTCGAAAGCGAAGAATTCTTAGCAACCATCGAAAAAGCAGTTGACTTAAGCATTCAATACTGA